GCTTCATATGTACGGCGTGCGCCCGTGGATTGGGCGTACGCTTGTGCTTTTGTTCGTGCTCGCGCGTATACGCATTATTCAATTGACTGATATTGTTCTTTGCCATTTGACCGCACCTTCGTTTTTCACCAGCCATTTACTTACATCCGTAAATCAATAAATCAAGTATAACAAATCCCGAGGGCTGCGAGCCAATAAATACGTATTAAAATGTTTCTTTATAATCCTCTTTCAAAACCGTGTACATCCCCGCTGCGTCATTTTTCTTGGTGGTTTCAACCAAATCATCCGCTCGGACAGTAAGCGTCTTGTTGCCAAAGTTAATCACTAACGTATCCCCCACACGAACATCAGAGCTTGACTTAGCTGGTTTATCATTGATCATAATTCGCCCTTTATCGGCAATTTCTTTGGCAACTGTGCGCCGCTTAATAATTCGAGAGACTTTTAAAAACTTATCTAATCGCATAACTTAATTACCTCGCTTTATCCGTTGTAAGAACTTCATATATAGTTTACCGCCTGGCAAATCGAGCATTTCTCGCAGCGTTAGCATTTTAAGCCAAGTCCCTGCGGCTAAGAAAATGATGACCCCAAGTAATACCCCAACGACTGTCACACCCGCTGCCACCATCCGGGAGCTTAACGGAATCCAACCGACAGCAGCGTAGACTGCCGCGGCCATGATACCGGTCACGATGATTAACTTAGGGACGAACAGACGGATGGCACTAGCACCTTTGATCGTCTCAGGAACTGCATAATAAATCAAGCAAAGGATCAAGCCCAGTGAGAGAATCGTTGCACCACTTGCCCCGGCAGTACCGAACTTCACGACAAGCGGCTGGTTGATGACGGCTTTAAGCAATATGCCTAGCAACAGCGCGACGCTAATGCCGGCATACTGATCAAGACTTTGCAAAATAGCATTATAGGCATTGATCATGGCGACAACAACAATAGCAACCGCATATAGTTGCAGCGCAAATGTCCCGGCTGTGTCTCCAAACAGCAGCAAATCAATAGCCGGCATCAAAACAATCAAGCCAGCTGTCGCCGCCAATGCGAATGCTAAATTAAAATGCACCAATTCGGCACCGCTGCGAATAAACTGACGGCGCTGGCGGGCTTGGCGCGCCTGAGTCAGACTCGGTAAAAGCGTTGTCGACAAGGATGCCGCTACTACAAGGCCCAATTGCACTAAAGGCTGTGCCCGGTCATAAACCCCTTTAAGACTTTTCGCAGTCACCATGGCGATACCTGAAGCTGTGAGCCCTTTTGTAACCGTAAAGCTATCAATCAGCTGCAACAAAATCAACAAAGCTGCGTAAAGTGTGATCGCCCCGCCTTCACGGACAAACCGGCTAATGAGACGTACATAAGCCTGCATCCCCGGAAAACGAAAGTGCTGCTGACCAAACACTTGCCGATATGGCCGCCATAACGTCAATGCAGCCACCGCGCCGCCGAAGAATGCACCGGTCATTGCCACAGCACCCATCTGATAAACGCTCCAATGATATTGCAAAAACCACCAAGCTGCTAGCAGAATCACGGCAACACGCACGACTTGCTCAACAACCTGACTAGTGGCTGTTTTAGCCATATCAAAAGTGCCTTGAAAATAACCGCGGCCTGTGGCCAGCAACGGCATCGTCAAGAACATGAAAGCCACCGTTTGAATCAACGGCAGCAATTCCGGATCTGCCATGGATTGCGCGATCACGCCACCAAAGATTTGCAGGCCTAAAAACAATGCCCACGAGATCCATGTTAAAATCACGCGGCTTTGGTGCGCGACTGTTAGCTTGGCCTCATCGCTATCCGCTTCAGCAACTAGTTTAGAAATATAAACCGGGAACCCGGACAAAGCGAATGTCATGCCTAATCCGTAAATCGGGTAAATCTGTTGATAGGCATAGAAGCCGGTGTCACCTACCATGTTTTGGAACGGTACCCGATAAACGGCACTGAGTATTTTGGCGATTAGTGAGCTCAGGCTCAAAATCCACGCGCCGCGCATCAAGTGCTTCATTTCTTGGTTGTGCATGGGAGCCCTCCTATCACTATATCCACTGACACCGAAGTCTGCTTGAGCTGATTGATCATTGGCATGTCATCACAGCCAAGTTGGGTCAAAAACAATGAATGCCCCTACTTTTCACAGCAACTATGCCGATTTCTTTTCCGGTTGCGGATTGACAACAGTCAGTAATCCCTGCAAAAAGCCGGTCAATTGATCAAGCCAAGTCGCAGTCTTCATATCTTTTGGCAATGCTAACGTAACTGTCAGCTTGCCATCCGTGATCGCGACCTGCGCTTTCAATGTTGTCGCACTTAACGCTTTGAAAATCGGCTCGCCTTGTGCTTTAGCAGTTGCTTGCGGTGACAACACAACCGTCAACTTTTGCCCCGCCTTCGTTACGTGATTGACCCAAGCCAAGTCAGCAAACCGCTTGAGATGCGCAATCGCCAATAAATTGGTCACCGGTTGCGGATAGTCACCAAAACGATCAATCAGATCTTCGCTGATCTCAGTTTCGGCTTCATCGCTATCTGCTTCTCGAATGCGTTTATACAACTCGATCTTCTGACGGGAATCGGCCACATAATCAGTTGGCAGGTATGCTTCCAGACCCAGATCAATTTCAGCATCCGTTTTCTCAGCCGATTTAATACCGCGCCGTTTGTTAACAGCTTCTTGCAGCATCTGGGTGTAAAGATCATAGCCCACCGAATCGATGAAGCCATGTTGCTGCTTGCCAAGTAGGTTGCCAGCTCCGCGAATCGATAGATCACGCATCGCAATTTTGAAGCCGCTACCCAATTCCGTAAAGTCTTTAATCGCCTGAAGCCGCTTTTCAGCAACTTCATTGAGCACCTTCATCGGCTGATACATAAAGTACGCATAAGCGACTCGACTTGACCGCCCAATTCGGCCGCGCAATTGATAAAGTTGTGACAGGCCGTAATGATCGGCATTCTCGATGATTAAAGTATTGGCATTGGGCATGTCCACGCCAGTTTCAATAATGGTTGTGGTCACCAGCACATCGTAAGCACCGTGCAAAAAGTCATAAATGACGTTCTCCAACTGCGTCTCAGTCATCTGACCATGCGCATATCCGACACTTGCATCTGGCACCAGTTCCTCCAGTTGACTCACGGTACGTTCCATATCTTCCACCCGGTTATGCAGGTAAAAGACTTGACCGCCGCGTTCCATTTCCCGTTCAATGGCTTCGCGAATCACGCCTGGATTTTGTTCCATGACAAAGGTTTGAATCGGATAGCGATTCGTTGGCGGCGTTTCAATGACACTCAAATCACGCACGCCTAGCATGGACATGTTCAACGTTCTTGGAATCGGAGTCGCCGTCAGCGTGAGCACATCGACATTACTCTTGAGTTGTTTGATCCGTTCCTTATGCTTAACGCCAAAGCGCTGTTCCTCATCAATGACCAGCAATCCCAAATCCCGAAAAGCGACATCTTTAGACAACAGCCGATGGGTGCCAACGACAATATCAATGGTGCCGTTCTTAAGTCCTTTGATCGTTTCCTTGTTCTGATGCGGTGTCTGGAATCGTGACAACAACCCGACTTTGATTGGAAAGTCCGCAAACCGTTCTTTCATCGTGTCAAAGTGTTGCTGGGCTAAAATCGTTGTCGGCACCAAAATGGCTGCCTGTTTGCCATAATCGATTGCCTTGAAAGCTGCACGCAACGCGACTTCGGTTTTGCCAAAACCAACATCGCCAACCAATAAGCGATCCATTGGCTTCGGCTTTTCCATATCATGCTTAATTTCTTTGGCTGACCGCAACTGGTCCGGTGTCTCAGGATAAGGAAATTCCGCTTCGAACTTGTGCTGCAGGTCATCATCCGGCCCAAATGCAAACCCTTTTTCCGCTTCACGCTTGGCATATAAATCAATTAATTCGTCAGCGATATCTTCAATTCGGGCAGCTACTTTGCGTTTGGTTTTCTGCCACTCAGCACCACCAAGTTTATTGACGCTTGGCGTTTTGCCATCTGCTGAAACGTATTTTTGGACTAGATTCAGTTGGTCAACTGGAATAAACAGCTTATCGTTGTTTCGGTAAACAATCGTAATGTAATCACGATGCACACCGTCAACTTCTAATGT
This genomic window from Lacticaseibacillus paracasei subsp. paracasei contains:
- a CDS encoding RNA-binding S4 domain-containing protein; translation: MRLDKFLKVSRIIKRRTVAKEIADKGRIMINDKPAKSSSDVRVGDTLVINFGNKTLTVRADDLVETTKKNDAAGMYTVLKEDYKETF
- a CDS encoding putative polysaccharide biosynthesis protein is translated as MHNQEMKHLMRGAWILSLSSLIAKILSAVYRVPFQNMVGDTGFYAYQQIYPIYGLGMTFALSGFPVYISKLVAEADSDEAKLTVAHQSRVILTWISWALFLGLQIFGGVIAQSMADPELLPLIQTVAFMFLTMPLLATGRGYFQGTFDMAKTATSQVVEQVVRVAVILLAAWWFLQYHWSVYQMGAVAMTGAFFGGAVAALTLWRPYRQVFGQQHFRFPGMQAYVRLISRFVREGGAITLYAALLILLQLIDSFTVTKGLTASGIAMVTAKSLKGVYDRAQPLVQLGLVVAASLSTTLLPSLTQARQARQRRQFIRSGAELVHFNLAFALAATAGLIVLMPAIDLLLFGDTAGTFALQLYAVAIVVVAMINAYNAILQSLDQYAGISVALLLGILLKAVINQPLVVKFGTAGASGATILSLGLILCLIYYAVPETIKGASAIRLFVPKLIIVTGIMAAAVYAAVGWIPLSSRMVAAGVTVVGVLLGVIIFLAAGTWLKMLTLREMLDLPGGKLYMKFLQRIKRGN
- the mfd gene encoding transcription-repair coupling factor, encoding MNLIDMVQADPALSALWPKLKTGRHLVTGLSGSAKTVFFGALLQQRPQQILIVENNRFHADELAADLSSLLGDAVVYDFPVEDVLAAEVAVSSPETRNDRINALTFIQSGKPGIIVTSLAGYKRLLPSPADWAASELAIDMTSELDPQTVAKQLVAMGYRRDSLVSAPGQFAIRGGIIDVYPLNQDDPIRIELFDTEIDSIRSFDIATQRSLQKLQQITIAPATDMVATDQVLAAAGERITKQANAYKAKVKNAAAKQAVTDGLLTTGQQLSAHERPENLALYAAELYPEQQRISDYLQPDALVAFDDYSRLLDSDTTLVQDTAEWYSQLQEEGRLLPNTPNLTIQELAQQDKRPRLYLSLFQKGMGQLRLDSLTNIPSRNVQQFFSQMPLLKTETDRWVKQQQTVVFLITDKNRLEKLSETLSDFEISNVMTAPTKLLPSQVQLTEGSLKNGFELPDLKLVVVTEHELFNARQRRHARHQTLANTERLRSYNELKPGDYVVHVNHGIGQYTGMETLEVDGVHRDYITIVYRNNDKLFIPVDQLNLVQKYVSADGKTPSVNKLGGAEWQKTKRKVAARIEDIADELIDLYAKREAEKGFAFGPDDDLQHKFEAEFPYPETPDQLRSAKEIKHDMEKPKPMDRLLVGDVGFGKTEVALRAAFKAIDYGKQAAILVPTTILAQQHFDTMKERFADFPIKVGLLSRFQTPHQNKETIKGLKNGTIDIVVGTHRLLSKDVAFRDLGLLVIDEEQRFGVKHKERIKQLKSNVDVLTLTATPIPRTLNMSMLGVRDLSVIETPPTNRYPIQTFVMEQNPGVIREAIEREMERGGQVFYLHNRVEDMERTVSQLEELVPDASVGYAHGQMTETQLENVIYDFLHGAYDVLVTTTIIETGVDMPNANTLIIENADHYGLSQLYQLRGRIGRSSRVAYAYFMYQPMKVLNEVAEKRLQAIKDFTELGSGFKIAMRDLSIRGAGNLLGKQQHGFIDSVGYDLYTQMLQEAVNKRRGIKSAEKTDAEIDLGLEAYLPTDYVADSRQKIELYKRIREADSDEAETEISEDLIDRFGDYPQPVTNLLAIAHLKRFADLAWVNHVTKAGQKLTVVLSPQATAKAQGEPIFKALSATTLKAQVAITDGKLTVTLALPKDMKTATWLDQLTGFLQGLLTVVNPQPEKKSA